A section of the Candidatus Desulfatibia profunda genome encodes:
- the ilvC gene encoding ketol-acid reductoisomerase, which translates to MAIINFGGVEEEVITSQEFSLEKARKVLENETVAILGYGVQGPGQALNLRDNGINVIIGQRDNSKTWDKAVADGFVPGETLFGLEEAARKGTVVQFLLSDAGQVATWPLVKSCLNEGDALYFSHGFSIAYKDQTNIIPPENVDVILVAPKGSGRTVRTNFLDGSGINSSFAVHQDFTGRARERTLALGIAIGSGYLFPTTFKNEVHSDLTGERGVLMGCLAGVMEAQYNTLRKHGHSPSEAFNETVEELTQSLIRLVAENGMDWMFSNCSTTAQRGALDWAPKFRDAVLPLFEELYENVVSGVETKRVLEANSAPDYREKLQIELDIIKNSEMWQAGTAVRSLRPENR; encoded by the coding sequence ATGGCGATTATCAATTTTGGCGGTGTTGAAGAAGAAGTGATTACGTCCCAAGAATTTTCTTTGGAAAAAGCCCGCAAGGTGCTTGAAAACGAAACCGTGGCAATCTTAGGTTACGGCGTTCAAGGACCGGGGCAGGCTCTGAATTTGAGGGACAACGGCATCAACGTTATCATCGGGCAGCGGGACAACAGTAAAACTTGGGATAAAGCGGTGGCCGACGGTTTTGTTCCCGGCGAAACCCTTTTTGGACTTGAGGAAGCCGCCCGTAAAGGGACCGTTGTGCAGTTTCTACTTTCGGACGCCGGTCAGGTTGCCACCTGGCCGCTAGTAAAAAGTTGCTTGAACGAAGGCGATGCACTCTATTTTTCACATGGTTTTTCAATCGCTTATAAAGATCAGACCAACATTATACCTCCTGAAAACGTCGATGTCATCCTGGTCGCCCCCAAAGGATCCGGCCGTACCGTTCGAACCAATTTTCTAGACGGCAGCGGCATCAACTCAAGCTTTGCCGTGCATCAAGACTTTACCGGCAGAGCCAGAGAAAGAACCCTGGCCCTGGGTATTGCCATCGGCTCGGGTTATCTTTTCCCCACTACCTTTAAAAATGAAGTCCACAGCGATCTGACCGGCGAGCGCGGTGTATTGATGGGCTGTCTGGCCGGAGTGATGGAAGCCCAATACAACACACTTCGCAAGCACGGACACAGCCCCAGCGAAGCCTTTAATGAAACCGTAGAAGAGCTTACCCAGAGCCTGATTCGACTGGTGGCCGAAAATGGTATGGACTGGATGTTTTCGAACTGCAGCACCACCGCCCAGAGGGGGGCCCTGGACTGGGCGCCGAAGTTTCGCGACGCCGTTCTGCCCCTCTTTGAAGAGCTATATGAAAATGTCGTTTCCGGCGTTGAAACCAAACGGGTTCTGGAAGCCAACAGCGCCCCGGATTACCGGGAGAAACTGCAAATAGAGCTCGATATCATCAAAAATTCCGAAATGTGGCAGGCGGGAACCGCCGTAAGGTCCTTGAGACCTGAAAACAGATAG